The following are encoded together in the Bradyrhizobium sp. CCGUVB1N3 genome:
- a CDS encoding CaiB/BaiF CoA-transferase family protein, whose protein sequence is MQVADKREGTTTKAFAGLRVLDFSTTIAGPHCARMLADMGAEVIKIETNGGETMRTRPPVRSGCSTVFGQLNVGKKSMVLDLKSEEGKETVRRLVATADILVENFRPGVMRRLRLDYDTLRPFNPRLIYCSISGYGQTGPSAELPAYAPVIHAASGYDMAHLAYQPGRNRPDYCGIYHADVVTGTYGFGAIASALYQRTITGLGQHIDVSMLESMLTLTVIELQNSQFEVKPPPRPMFGPTETADGYVMITIASEKTFQSLMKVIGRQDWISDSRFCAYGVRRDNWADLMDGVEAWSRQITTEQCLTELGAEGVPASAYRTVAEALRDPQLAHRQALSDVEDEGGSFQVLNLPFRMSGADTMPGKRIAALGEHTRELCAEADLGDDVLIPSGKTAAQQ, encoded by the coding sequence ATGCAGGTAGCAGACAAGCGTGAGGGGACGACGACAAAAGCCTTTGCCGGCCTGCGGGTGCTCGATTTTTCGACCACCATCGCCGGCCCCCATTGCGCGCGGATGCTCGCCGACATGGGCGCCGAGGTCATCAAGATCGAGACCAACGGCGGCGAGACGATGCGGACGCGCCCGCCGGTGCGCAGCGGCTGCAGTACCGTGTTCGGCCAGCTCAACGTCGGCAAGAAGAGCATGGTGCTAGACCTGAAGTCGGAGGAGGGCAAGGAGACCGTGCGGCGCCTCGTCGCTACCGCCGACATCCTGGTCGAGAATTTCCGTCCCGGCGTGATGCGCCGCCTGCGGCTCGATTACGACACGCTCCGCCCGTTCAATCCGAGGCTGATCTACTGCTCCATCTCGGGCTACGGCCAGACCGGCCCGTCAGCGGAGTTGCCGGCCTATGCGCCGGTGATCCACGCCGCCTCCGGCTACGACATGGCGCATCTCGCCTATCAGCCCGGCCGCAACCGCCCCGACTATTGCGGCATCTATCATGCCGACGTCGTCACCGGCACCTATGGCTTTGGCGCGATTGCGTCGGCGCTGTACCAGCGCACCATCACGGGCCTTGGCCAGCACATCGACGTCTCCATGCTGGAGTCGATGCTGACGCTCACGGTGATAGAGCTGCAGAACTCGCAATTCGAGGTGAAGCCGCCGCCGCGTCCGATGTTCGGTCCGACCGAGACGGCCGATGGCTACGTCATGATCACCATCGCGAGCGAGAAGACTTTTCAATCTCTGATGAAGGTGATCGGCCGGCAGGACTGGATCTCCGATTCCCGCTTCTGCGCCTATGGCGTGCGACGCGACAACTGGGCTGACCTGATGGACGGCGTCGAAGCCTGGTCGCGGCAGATCACGACGGAGCAATGTCTCACAGAACTCGGCGCCGAGGGCGTGCCAGCCTCGGCCTATCGCACCGTCGCCGAGGCGCTGCGCGATCCGCAGCTCGCGCATCGCCAGGCGCTGTCGGACGTGGAAGATGAGGGCGGCTCCTTCCAGGTGCTCAACCTGCCGTTCCGGATGTCGGGTGCGGACACGATGCCCGGCAAGCGCATCGCAGCGCTCGGCGAGCACACGCGCGAGCTTTGCGCGGAAGCGGACCTTGGCGATGACGTGCTAATTCCGTCAGGTAAAACAGCTGCGCAACAATAA
- a CDS encoding LysR family transcriptional regulator: protein MEMHQVRYFLAVAQLLNFTRAAEECNVTQPSLTRAIKQLEAELGGDLFRRERPAAQLTELGQRMHPLLKQCYEAAAGARSLASSFKSGEIGALRIALTHSIDLALLIPHLSQIKRQFNRLEFRFLRGSSREVGEFLKKGEAELGIAAEIDEAWERLDVWPLFTENFELVIGKGHLLAERSTIEFDDLRSEQLLSRNYCEHATRISASLREHGVDVDHSHEVSSERDLIELVEADIGVAMVPHTSPVPESLKRTSVAGLDARRTVNLYGVAGRQRTAVASAVMRMLRGADWREIAG, encoded by the coding sequence ATGGAGATGCACCAGGTCCGCTATTTTCTCGCGGTGGCGCAGCTTTTGAACTTCACGCGCGCGGCCGAGGAGTGCAACGTGACGCAGCCATCGCTGACCCGCGCGATCAAGCAGCTCGAAGCCGAGCTCGGCGGCGATCTGTTCCGGCGCGAACGGCCAGCGGCACAATTGACCGAGCTCGGCCAGCGCATGCATCCGCTGCTCAAACAGTGCTACGAGGCCGCGGCCGGCGCGCGCTCGCTCGCCTCATCCTTCAAGAGCGGCGAGATCGGCGCACTGCGCATCGCGCTGACGCATTCGATCGATCTCGCGCTGCTCATCCCGCACCTCAGCCAGATCAAGCGGCAGTTCAACCGACTCGAATTCCGCTTCCTGCGCGGCTCGAGCCGCGAGGTCGGCGAGTTCCTCAAAAAGGGCGAGGCCGAGCTCGGCATCGCCGCCGAGATCGACGAAGCCTGGGAGCGGCTCGACGTCTGGCCGCTGTTCACCGAGAATTTCGAGCTGGTGATCGGCAAGGGCCACCTGCTCGCCGAGCGCAGCACGATCGAATTCGACGATCTGCGCTCCGAACAGCTGCTCAGCCGAAACTACTGCGAGCACGCCACGCGCATCTCGGCAAGCCTGCGCGAGCACGGCGTCGACGTCGACCACAGCCACGAGGTTTCGAGTGAGCGCGACCTGATCGAGCTGGTCGAGGCCGATATCGGCGTCGCCATGGTGCCGCACACCTCGCCGGTGCCGGAGAGCCTCAAACGCACCTCGGTCGCCGGGCTCGATGCACGCCGCACCGTCAACCTCTACGGCGTCGCCGGCCGCCAGCGCACCGCGGTCGCATCCGCCGTGATGCGCATGCTGCGCGGCGCCGACTGGCGGGAGATTGCGGGGTAG
- the glgA gene encoding glycogen synthase GlgA gives MRVLFVTTEMDDFVRVGGLGAVSAALPRALRPFADIRIMLPGYRDIIEQLTHIQIVGRCPAFAEMPACTLGRAATRDGLPVYVLLCSQLYDRPGNPYGDESGRDWPDNDIRFARLASAAAELATGNLDKNWAADLIHANDWQASLVPAYLAWRGSKLPSILTIHNLAYQGLFPKDALRRIGAPESSFHIDGVEFYDQLSFLKAGLVYASHLTTVSATYAREITTSEFGCGLEGLLRARSEAAELTGILNGIDESWDPRYCAQLAQQFGAGDWAGKRANADYVRKQFGLAVSRGPMFGIVARLVHQKGIDLVLSAADEIIDAGGQIVVTGSGEPALEQALINAHRRRPDAIGVAIGFNDAQARRIFAGSDFTLMPSRFEPCGLSQMYAQRFGSLPIGHQTGGLAETITDGETGFLFTQPSYESFLGGVRRAFTTFMAQDRLDSMRRTAMSRSFSWNISAACYSALYRKIASA, from the coding sequence TTGAGGGTCTTGTTCGTCACGACAGAGATGGACGATTTTGTCCGCGTCGGCGGACTCGGCGCCGTTTCTGCTGCCCTCCCCAGAGCGCTCCGCCCCTTCGCCGATATCCGGATCATGCTGCCCGGCTATCGCGACATCATCGAACAACTCACGCATATTCAGATCGTTGGTCGCTGTCCGGCGTTCGCGGAGATGCCGGCCTGCACGCTCGGCCGGGCCGCAACGCGCGACGGCCTGCCGGTCTATGTGCTGCTGTGCTCGCAGCTCTACGACCGCCCCGGCAATCCCTATGGCGACGAAAGCGGGCGCGACTGGCCCGACAACGACATCCGCTTCGCGCGCTTGGCGTCGGCAGCCGCTGAGCTTGCGACGGGCAACCTGGACAAGAATTGGGCAGCCGACCTGATCCATGCCAATGACTGGCAGGCCTCGCTCGTGCCGGCCTACCTCGCCTGGCGCGGCTCGAAGCTGCCGTCGATCCTGACCATCCACAACCTCGCCTATCAGGGCCTCTTCCCGAAGGACGCGCTGCGGCGGATCGGCGCACCCGAGAGCTCCTTCCACATCGACGGCGTCGAGTTCTACGATCAATTGTCCTTCCTGAAGGCGGGCCTCGTCTACGCCTCGCACCTGACGACCGTGAGCGCGACCTATGCGCGCGAGATCACCACGTCGGAATTCGGTTGTGGCCTCGAGGGCCTGTTGCGCGCCCGCTCTGAGGCGGCCGAGCTCACCGGCATCCTGAACGGGATCGACGAGAGCTGGGACCCCCGCTATTGCGCGCAGCTCGCGCAGCAATTCGGCGCCGGCGACTGGGCCGGCAAGCGGGCCAACGCGGACTATGTGCGCAAGCAGTTCGGGCTCGCGGTGTCGCGCGGGCCGATGTTCGGCATCGTCGCACGGCTCGTGCATCAGAAAGGCATCGACCTCGTGCTGTCGGCGGCCGACGAGATCATCGATGCCGGCGGGCAGATCGTCGTCACCGGCTCCGGCGAGCCGGCGCTCGAGCAGGCGCTGATCAACGCCCATCGCAGGCGGCCCGATGCGATCGGCGTCGCCATCGGCTTCAACGACGCGCAGGCGCGGCGCATCTTTGCCGGCAGCGATTTCACCCTGATGCCGTCGCGGTTCGAGCCCTGCGGGCTCAGCCAGATGTACGCCCAGCGCTTCGGCTCGCTGCCGATCGGCCACCAGACCGGGGGGCTTGCGGAAACCATCACCGACGGCGAGACCGGCTTCCTGTTCACGCAGCCGTCCTACGAATCTTTCCTCGGCGGGGTTCGTCGGGCCTTCACGACCTTCATGGCCCAGGACCGTCTCGACTCCATGCGCCGCACCGCCATGTCGCGGTCGTTCAGCTGGAATATTTCCGCCGCCTGCTACAGCGCGCTTTATCGCAAGATCGCGTCGGCTTGA
- a CDS encoding PIN domain-containing protein produces MITLFIDTNVLLSFYYLTSEDIEELKKLVALVKNKEISLIVPKQVEDEFWRNRGGKISDAMKKLREAKFNASFPAFSKDYEEYDELRALLKKADKLHAELVSKIMADAKDTSLKADEVVTGLFKKATKPEFDDDHYLNALRRVRLGNPPWKNESLGDAVNWETLLVTVDKGTDLYLVSEDKDYRSQLSEGVFNEFLRDEWETKKKSSLIYYSKISDFFKDCFPDIKIASQVETDIAINSLSNSGSFASTHVHIGKLDTFDQFTIAQVERLIKIPGQNNQVGWIIDDPDVHEFYAKLLDKYGGGLKNDDYELLEELVEKGKPEPEEDDPLS; encoded by the coding sequence ATGATCACGCTTTTTATCGATACCAACGTCCTGCTGTCGTTCTATTACCTGACGAGCGAGGATATCGAGGAGCTGAAGAAGCTCGTCGCCCTGGTTAAGAACAAAGAGATCAGTCTCATTGTTCCGAAGCAGGTCGAGGACGAGTTCTGGCGCAATCGCGGTGGCAAGATCTCCGATGCCATGAAGAAGCTGAGGGAGGCCAAATTCAATGCGTCCTTCCCGGCATTCTCGAAGGACTACGAGGAATACGATGAGCTTCGCGCGCTGCTCAAGAAGGCCGACAAGCTGCATGCTGAGCTGGTCAGCAAGATCATGGCCGATGCGAAGGATACTTCTCTTAAGGCAGATGAGGTCGTAACCGGGCTGTTCAAGAAGGCGACGAAGCCGGAGTTCGATGACGATCACTATTTGAACGCACTGAGACGCGTGCGGCTCGGCAATCCGCCTTGGAAGAACGAGAGCCTTGGCGACGCGGTGAACTGGGAAACCTTATTGGTCACGGTAGATAAAGGGACCGATCTCTACCTCGTGTCCGAGGACAAGGATTATCGGTCGCAGTTATCCGAAGGCGTTTTCAATGAGTTCCTTCGGGACGAATGGGAGACCAAGAAGAAGTCGTCGCTGATCTACTATTCGAAGATCTCCGACTTCTTCAAGGATTGCTTCCCGGACATCAAGATCGCGAGTCAGGTTGAGACGGATATCGCCATTAACAGCCTGAGCAATAGCGGCAGTTTCGCATCCACGCACGTGCATATCGGGAAGCTCGATACGTTCGATCAGTTCACCATTGCTCAGGTCGAACGGCTCATCAAAATCCCTGGGCAGAATAACCAAGTCGGCTGGATCATCGACGACCCCGACGTTCACGAGTTTTATGCGAAGCTGCTGGATAAGTACGGTGGTGGTCTGAAGAACGACGACTACGAACTCCTTGAAGAGCTCGTCGAGAAGGGCAAACCGGAGCCGGAAGAAGACGACCCGCTTTCTTAG
- a CDS encoding abortive infection family protein, producing MFDDIPDTSLEQARMMENILLAACEGDRSQTGMYAQLRGMLMGDETLQALLPQFVRTSRDLNHFWSYVKDLPTGTSGHWEKRRRHARDGLTPLFDFLEKRNTAPVDSVATDVLKSVDPDGVHAVWSRALERRHADPEGAITSAHTLLETTCKHILDETGGSYSDNDDLPGLYRAVALKLNIAPSQHAEEAFKRILGGATSVVEGLGSLRNKIGDAHGKGKAAVRPAPRHA from the coding sequence ATGTTCGACGACATCCCAGATACTTCGTTGGAGCAGGCCAGGATGATGGAAAACATCCTCCTGGCCGCCTGCGAAGGCGACCGAAGTCAGACCGGGATGTACGCACAACTGCGCGGCATGCTGATGGGTGACGAGACGCTGCAGGCTTTGCTGCCGCAGTTCGTGCGGACCTCCCGAGATCTCAATCATTTCTGGTCTTACGTCAAAGACCTGCCGACCGGGACTAGCGGGCATTGGGAGAAGCGCCGTCGACATGCCCGCGACGGCCTGACACCCCTATTTGACTTTCTGGAAAAGAGGAACACGGCGCCCGTCGATAGTGTCGCCACTGATGTGCTGAAGTCCGTTGATCCTGACGGCGTACATGCCGTCTGGAGCAGAGCACTTGAGCGCCGTCACGCGGACCCCGAAGGAGCGATTACCAGCGCGCACACGCTGCTTGAGACCACTTGTAAGCATATTTTGGACGAGACCGGCGGGAGCTATAGCGACAACGACGACTTGCCAGGGCTCTACCGCGCTGTGGCCTTAAAGCTCAATATCGCCCCTAGCCAGCATGCCGAAGAAGCCTTCAAGAGGATACTAGGCGGCGCGACAAGTGTGGTGGAAGGCCTGGGGTCGCTGCGTAATAAGATCGGTGACGCCCATGGCAAGGGAAAGGCCGCGGTGCGGCCGGCGCCGCGGCACGCGTAG
- a CDS encoding patatin-like phospholipase family protein, which translates to MQDMTQRIKSRDLPGQVVLVLQGGGALGSYQAGVYQALHEAGIEPDWIIGTSIGAINASLIAGNAPQHRLSRLKEFWKRMEQNPVWSLRAAFPGFNEKLAYWSTITNGIPGFFRPNPLAHAGDSFPLGADHAGFYSTAPLERTLSELVDFDLVNRCTPRLTVGAAHVRTSQMRYFDSRDGDLTVKHVMASGALPPAFPAVRIDGELYWDGGILSNTPTEAVFDDNPRKNSLIFAVHLWNPVGAEPTTMAEVLNRHKDVQYSSRIASHIARQQQAHRLRHVINQLAARLPEGDRSDPAVRELTSYGCPTRMHVVRLLAPQLDRETHTKDIDFSPSGIMRRWDAGYLHTRSVLARAPWVGEFDPLSGVVLHDNPDILPVAAE; encoded by the coding sequence ATGCAAGATATGACGCAGCGCATCAAGTCGAGAGACCTGCCGGGTCAGGTCGTGCTCGTGCTCCAGGGCGGCGGCGCGCTCGGCTCCTACCAGGCCGGCGTCTACCAGGCGCTGCACGAGGCCGGCATCGAGCCGGATTGGATCATCGGCACCTCGATTGGCGCAATCAACGCCAGCCTGATTGCCGGTAATGCGCCGCAGCACCGGTTGTCGCGGCTGAAGGAGTTCTGGAAGCGGATGGAGCAAAATCCGGTCTGGAGTCTGCGCGCCGCATTTCCCGGCTTCAACGAGAAGCTCGCCTATTGGTCGACTATCACCAACGGTATACCCGGCTTCTTCCGGCCCAATCCGCTGGCGCACGCCGGCGACTCCTTTCCGCTGGGCGCCGACCACGCCGGCTTCTATTCGACCGCGCCGCTGGAGAGGACGCTTTCAGAACTCGTCGATTTCGACCTCGTCAACCGCTGCACGCCCCGCCTCACGGTTGGAGCCGCGCACGTCCGCACCAGCCAGATGCGCTATTTCGACAGCCGCGATGGCGATCTGACGGTGAAGCACGTCATGGCGTCGGGTGCGCTGCCGCCGGCCTTTCCGGCCGTGCGCATCGATGGCGAGCTGTACTGGGATGGCGGCATTCTCTCGAACACGCCGACGGAAGCCGTGTTCGACGACAATCCGCGCAAGAACTCGCTGATCTTCGCCGTTCATCTGTGGAATCCGGTCGGCGCCGAGCCGACCACGATGGCGGAGGTGCTGAACCGCCACAAGGACGTGCAATATTCCAGCCGGATCGCAAGCCACATCGCGCGGCAGCAGCAGGCGCACCGTCTACGCCACGTCATCAACCAGCTCGCCGCGCGGTTGCCCGAGGGCGACCGGAGCGATCCTGCGGTGCGCGAACTCACGAGCTATGGCTGTCCGACGCGGATGCATGTGGTGCGGCTGCTCGCGCCGCAGCTCGACCGCGAGACCCACACCAAGGACATAGACTTCAGTCCGTCCGGCATCATGCGCCGCTGGGACGCCGGCTATCTTCATACGCGATCAGTTCTGGCGCGCGCGCCATGGGTCGGCGAGTTCGATCCGCTCTCGGGCGTGGTGTTGCACGATAATCCTGATATCCTGCCCGTCGCGGCGGAGTAG
- a CDS encoding site-specific integrase codes for MAKPRNYSLESPTARLKLAIQKKPHWQRLGPGLSLGYRRNEGAGTWSIRAADGQGGEWLKKFGVADDFDKPDAKTIFNYGQAVTEARKLVRGGDQDEVEEEQGNKPVTLGIAMDRYKDDLVSRGANASNATTPKGHLPASLLSKPVPLLDAQELRKWRDGLLLKMAPASVNRYCKVIRAALNLAAASDRRIKNEHAWTTGLEMLPDANGVNNVILTDGQVVSFVAGAYAHDEKLGEFSDVLAQSGTRPSQAARLCVRDLIAHKTEPRLMMPKSAKGGGRNRTSKKVERYSVHITPALAERLAKSAKGRPANAPLLVRSNGKTWGVDGKGVSDDYRDDVAEVVKAIGLDPDEVGMYALRHSSIVRNLLLNVPIRVVAASHNTSVVEIERTYSKFITEHSGSLSRRALLDYQPPQPADSVVPMAA; via the coding sequence ATGGCTAAACCTCGCAACTATTCTCTTGAGAGTCCGACCGCGCGGTTGAAGCTCGCTATTCAGAAGAAGCCCCATTGGCAACGGCTCGGCCCCGGCCTCTCGCTTGGCTATCGCCGCAACGAAGGCGCAGGCACCTGGTCGATCCGCGCTGCTGATGGCCAGGGCGGCGAGTGGCTGAAGAAGTTCGGCGTCGCCGACGACTTCGACAAGCCCGATGCAAAGACGATCTTCAACTACGGACAGGCCGTCACCGAAGCCCGCAAGCTGGTGCGCGGCGGCGACCAGGACGAGGTCGAGGAGGAGCAAGGCAATAAGCCCGTCACCCTCGGCATCGCGATGGACCGATACAAGGACGATCTGGTCTCGCGCGGCGCGAACGCCAGCAACGCCACGACCCCGAAGGGCCATCTGCCTGCCAGCCTCTTGAGCAAGCCGGTGCCGCTGCTCGATGCGCAGGAGCTGCGCAAGTGGCGCGATGGCCTGCTGCTGAAGATGGCCCCGGCCAGCGTCAACCGGTACTGCAAAGTCATCAGGGCCGCGCTCAACCTCGCCGCCGCGAGCGACCGGCGCATCAAGAACGAGCACGCCTGGACGACCGGGCTCGAAATGTTGCCGGATGCCAACGGGGTCAACAACGTCATCCTGACCGATGGGCAGGTCGTCAGCTTTGTCGCGGGTGCCTATGCCCACGACGAGAAGCTGGGCGAGTTCTCCGACGTGCTGGCCCAGAGCGGGACGCGGCCCTCGCAGGCTGCTCGCCTCTGCGTGCGGGACCTGATCGCGCACAAGACCGAGCCTCGGCTGATGATGCCGAAGTCGGCCAAGGGTGGCGGCCGCAACCGCACGAGCAAAAAGGTCGAGCGCTACAGCGTGCACATCACCCCGGCGCTGGCCGAACGGCTGGCGAAGTCGGCCAAGGGTCGGCCCGCGAACGCGCCGCTCCTGGTGCGGAGCAACGGCAAGACCTGGGGCGTCGATGGCAAGGGCGTCTCTGACGACTATCGCGACGACGTTGCCGAGGTCGTCAAGGCCATCGGGCTCGATCCGGACGAGGTCGGCATGTACGCCTTGCGCCATAGCAGCATCGTCCGCAACCTCTTGCTCAACGTCCCCATCCGGGTCGTCGCGGCAAGCCACAACACGAGCGTCGTGGAAATCGAGCGGACCTATTCAAAGTTCATCACCGAGCATTCCGGCAGCCTCTCGCGCCGCGCTCTGCTTGATTACCAGCCCCCGCAGCCTGCTGATAGTGTGGTTCCCATGGCTGCCTGA
- a CDS encoding oxygenase MpaB family protein has translation MISENDLESSLDHIRRKAAGSTAGIFGPASLTWRIDREAVIFLGAGRALLLQLAHPWVAAAIAEHSRTLADPIGRFHRTFDVMFTMVFGSLDQALTASRKLHRRHATIVGRLPDAVGSFEANSHYCANEVAALRWVHATLVESAVMAHDLVFPPLSADERERYWAECRLFAAMFGLTPDDLPADWQSFLAYTEAMARSEVLTVGTAAREVAGQILGGVGRPWLRPPKWYQALTARMLPERLGAGFGLACGAADDRAADRALKWIRRIYPRLPARLRYVGPYQEAQARLRGTPQPGWMTRCLNRAWIGRSSIG, from the coding sequence GTGATTTCCGAGAACGACCTGGAGTCTTCGCTCGATCATATCAGGCGCAAGGCAGCTGGATCGACGGCGGGTATTTTTGGGCCGGCCTCACTGACCTGGCGAATTGACCGAGAGGCCGTGATCTTTCTCGGAGCCGGCCGTGCGCTGCTGCTTCAACTGGCGCATCCGTGGGTCGCTGCCGCCATCGCCGAGCACTCCAGGACGCTCGCTGACCCGATCGGTCGCTTCCATCGAACCTTCGATGTCATGTTTACGATGGTATTCGGCTCGCTCGATCAGGCGCTGACGGCTTCGCGCAAGCTGCATCGGCGTCACGCCACGATCGTCGGCCGCTTACCGGATGCCGTCGGGTCGTTTGAAGCCAATTCGCACTACTGCGCCAATGAAGTTGCGGCGCTGCGTTGGGTTCACGCCACTCTCGTCGAGAGCGCGGTCATGGCGCACGATCTCGTCTTTCCGCCGCTCTCGGCCGACGAGCGCGAGCGATACTGGGCCGAATGCCGGCTTTTCGCAGCAATGTTCGGGCTCACCCCGGACGACCTGCCGGCGGATTGGCAATCCTTTCTCGCCTACACGGAAGCCATGGCCCGCTCGGAGGTTTTGACCGTCGGCACCGCAGCGCGCGAGGTGGCCGGACAAATTCTCGGGGGCGTCGGACGACCCTGGTTACGTCCGCCCAAATGGTACCAGGCGCTGACGGCCCGGATGTTGCCGGAGCGACTGGGCGCTGGTTTTGGATTGGCTTGTGGCGCAGCCGACGACAGGGCTGCGGACCGCGCGCTCAAGTGGATACGACGCATCTACCCCCGGCTGCCCGCCCGCCTGCGCTATGTCGGTCCGTATCAGGAAGCCCAAGCCCGACTGCGCGGGACGCCACAGCCCGGCTGGATGACGCGATGTCTCAACAGGGCCTGGATCGGACGGTCTTCGATTGGGTGA